The genomic DNA GCAGATCACCTCCACATCGGAGTACCCCGCATCAGCCAGGTACCGCTCGGCGCGGTCGGTGATGTCGCGGTCGATGTCGATGGTGGTCACCGAGCCGGACGGGCCCACGACTTCACGGATCAACGCGGCGTTGTAGCCGCCGGAGCCCACCTCCAGAACCGCATCGCCGGGCTCAAGCTCGGCCTGGCCCAGCATCATCGCCTGGAGCCACGGAGCCGACACCGAACTCAGCGACACACCTCGCTCGTTCCGCTTGGTGACGATCGCGTTGTCCTCGTAGGCGGCCGACAGTTCGGCGTCACCCGTGAACAGGTGGCGGGGAACCGTCCGCAGAGCCCGCTCGATCTCGGGCGCCAGGAGCAGCCCCAGCGCCTGGTGCTGGGCCGCGATCCTTTCGACCATCGCGTCCCGAAGCTCATCGGCGCTCATCGTGTCCAACATGCTGCCTTCTCTCTGGTCGGGCCCGGTGGTCGGCCCGAATGGTGATGGACTGAAGGACGGGGGGTTCGTGCTCAACCTGCCGTATAAGAAGCCACAGCGTCTGAGGATCGGGGGAGGTGAGAACCAAGGTCTTGCCCGGTTCTCCTCCGGCTCTCGTTGTCGCTGATGCGTCAGACCAGGGCGGCTGGTTACGGTGCCTCGCCGAGGACGAAGACCGGCGAGGCACCGTCGTGACCGGTATTCACGAGTCGCCCCAGCCCGGCGGTCGTGCGATCACGTCTGCCCCGCGAGCGGCCTCTGGCGCGCACCGCCGCTCGCGGGAAGTTGAGGCGCGGCGGCACGGGAAGGTGGACCCTCCGTGCCGCCGCGGGCTTGGGGGGTGCCCGCTAGGTGCGGCGCTGGTTGCATGTCGTGGAGACGGACGACCAACTGCGTGGCGAGCGCATAACGGAGCAGGTCCGGCTCGTCCAAGCCGACGAAGAAGTTGCGTTCACCCGTGTGAACGGGCTTCCCGTTCAGATCAGGGCTGTACATGTCCGTCAGAACCGCAGCGGGGGTGGTGGTGGCCACGGTCCAGACAGCGGATGACACGTGAAGCCGAGGGCAGGAGCTGAGGGATTCCGGGATGCACGGGGCGCAGGTCGGGGGCGCGCTGGTCAGGCCGCTGTCCGCAACTCCGGGGATCTCACGGAACGCGGTGGCCGTGGTGATCCAAGGAATGCGTCCCGTTTCCGGATCGGCGGCGGCCTGACCGCAGACCTGGCAGAGGAGCTTTTCCATGCATCGCCACTGGCGAGCCGTGTTGAGCAGCTTCCATCGCTCCTCACCCTGCCGGTTGTTCAGGACCCGAGCGCGAAGTACTCCGCGAACCTCATCACCACGGCGTGGGTCAGCGTAGGAGAGCCGGAGACCGCTGGACGGCCGATGAACGAACACCAGAGGCTGCAGTGCCGCTTCGCCTGCGTGGGCGATGACGAAGGGGACGCGGAGCCGTGGCTCCACGGCGCCCGTCATGTCGGTGTTCGTGGCGGCGCTCGTCATGCCGTACCGCTTGGTTGCGCTGCGAGGACCAGGTTCGCGACCATTTCAGGACGTCCAGACGGCACTGTCTCGAGGTCGCGGCCTTGCGGTATGGACACCAGGTAGCAGCCGGAGCGCTGCCCTATGTCCACCGTGGCGACCGCCCGTCCGGCGCTGTTGTGAACGACCAGCTCGGGGGCCTGCCGAGTGAGTTTTCCCTGCGGGAATGGCCGGCCGTCCCCGAAAAGCTTCAGGTGGTGGGTGTGAACGATAGAGGAGCGCACTCCACGGACTTTCAGCAGCTGCTGTACGTCGGCCAATGCCCGGTCGTACTTTTCCGCCGTTTTGTCGCTTACCCACTCTTTCGGTTCATTGTGTTTCGTTTGTCCAGCATGCGAAGGTGGACAATCCATCGACTCAGGTAAGTGGGTTGCATTACCGTGGCTCACGGGTCGGACCTCCGATGTCCGATTGAGGGCCCGTTAGGCGTTGACAGCGTCCTGGCGGGCCCGTTCTTTCGCGTCTAAACAATAAGAACCTTTCGGAACCACTTACAGGGAGAGGAAGCAAGAGGAGGCTTAAGGAAGGTGGGCACGCCTTCCTCCTTCCTCTCTCCCATCCGACTGTCGACGAGGTGCATGCAGATGCTCGACGGACCGCCCCCTTGGGCAGCGCGGATACAACAGGAACGCAAAGATCACCTCCTGTCTCAGAAGGGCCTGGTTACACGGCTAAGGGAGGCAGCAGGGGACGATGTACAGTTGGCGTCAACCGAGAGCATCTGTCGTCTAATCCGTAAGTGGGAGAGCGGGGCATGGCGTCCCAGTTCGCTTTACATCACTTTGCTATGCCGAGTGTTCGAGCTGAGCGAAGATGAGCTTCTTGGCCCCGACGTAAGGACCGGTGATCTTTCCGCCCCTTGGGAGATCACACCTCACGAAAGTCCTGCTTTGACGAGTCATAATGTTGCGCCAGAATTGGTCGATTATTTCTCGGCCCAATTGCATGGTCACTACATGGCCGATATGTACCTTGGCCCACATCATTTGATCCCTACCGTGATCGCTCAGCATCGGCTTATCAGTGAACTGTCCGGGCAAGCCTCTGATGTATTACGCCGCGAGCTTCTGCGCGTCGGCACTGCCTATGCCGCGATGGTCGGCTGGCTCTACCAGGACGCCGGCGACCTGCGGCAGTCCGCAGGGTGGCGTGCTGAGACGTTGGATATGGCTCACCGTGCCCACGATCCGCAGCTCATCGGGTACGCCCTGGTCAACAAAGCGATGCTGCGGGCCGACACCGGAGATGGGCCCGGCGTGGTAGATCTCGCAACAGGTGTGCTTGCTGATCGCCGCCAGTTGTGTCCGAAGGTTCAGATTCTGGCGATGCAGCAGGAGGCGCATGGCCGCTCCTTGATGGGAGATCGGCGTGAATGCGAGCGGTCTTTAGACGAGGCGGCCGATCTGACCGGCGCGATTGACGATGATTTTGCGTGGGGCAATGCTGCCCGCCGGACCCCGCAATACCTCGATATCCAGCGCGCCACCTGTTACGGGCGGTTGGGCCTGCACCGTGAGGCGACCGCACTGTGGGAAAGCGCGCTGGAGCGGCAGCCTTCCCAGTCGCAGCGCGACATCGGCGTGTTCCAGGCCCGGTTCGCCACGGCGCTCGCCGCGAGCGGAGAAGCCGAGCGCGCCGTGGCCACTGCGGGCAACGTGGTGCGGTTGATCCGGGAGACCGGTTCGGCGCGGATGAAGACCGCGCTGCTCGGGATCCGCCCGGCGATGAGGCCGTGGGCTCGAACCTCCCATGGGCGGCAGGTGAGTGAGATGCTGAAGGCGATCACTGCCTGACTCAGAGGACTTCGATGCCCCCTCAGCCGTTGACCGACGAGGAGATCACCCGCCGCCTCGCTGACCTTCCGGGTTGGCAGCGGCGCGGTGACGCGATCGCCCGGACGTTCGCGCACACCTACCACGAGTGCCTGCACCTGGCCTTGTATGTCGGGGCGAAGGCCCGCGAGGTCGGGCATCACCCGGACATCGACATCAGGTGGCAGCGGATCACGTTCTCGATCACGACCCACGATTCAGGCGACCAGCTCACGGAGAAGGATTTCGAGCTTGCCGCGCACATCGACCGCATCGCCCAGGGCCACGGGGCAGAACTCGTGTAATCCGTAGTTCTACGCTGGCGGCGTCAGCGGTAGGCCTTCCTCCAGCAACCGGACCCGCAGCGGGTTCGCGACGAAGCGCAGCAGTTCGACCGGGCGGCCGTGCGCGTCGTTGGTGACTCGCTCGACGGTGAGGACCCATGCGCCTCGGGGCAGCTTGAGCTGGGTGGCTTCATCGTCGCTGGCGGGCCGTGAGCCGACGACCTGCCGGGCGATGACCGCAGGGACCATGCCGGCTTCGGTGAGCGCTGCGTAGATGCCGCCGACGTTCTTTCCGGATCTGGCGACGGGTGTGCCGTCGACAAGTGCGAGTGGGTAGAGGGCGGTGTCGAGCTGGACGGCTTGGCCGTCGATGGTGGCGTGCCGGGACCGCACGACGACTGGGTCTCCGGTGCGCAGGTCGAGCGCTTCGGCGACGTCGACGGCGGCGGGCTCCTGGTGAACGCCAGTCATGACCATCTGGCCGGCGACGCCTGCGTGCTGGCAGGTGCTCTCCCATGGGCCGAGGGTGTTGCCAGGTGCGACGGCGAGGGTGAGGTCGACCACGACGGGCCGCCGGTCTTGGACGACGAGTCCGCGGTTGGCGACGCGCCAGATAAACCCTTCGTCGCGGAGCACCTTGGTGGCGGCGCTAAGAACTCCTAACGCAATGAGCTGAGGCGGCGCCAGCAGATCAGGGCGCAGCCCAGGCTGAGGAAGGCTTCGTGGATGTCGTCGCGGACTTCCCAGCGGATGCGCAGGCGGCGGAAGTGATGCAGCAGGGCGAAGGCCTGCTCGACGACCCAGCGGTGTTTGCCCAGGCCAGAGCCGTTCTCGGTGCCGCGTCGAGCGATCAGCGGGCGAATGCCGAGGTCGCGGACCTGCTTGCGGTACTTGTCGTGGTCGTAGCCGCGATCGGCCAGGACGATGTCAGGACGCCTGCGGGGCCGGCCGCGCTTGCCACGCACCGGCGGAACGGCCTGCAACAGCGGGATGAGCTGGGTGACGTCGTTGCGGTTGCCGCCGGTCAGGATCACCGCGAGCGGGATGCCGGTGGCGTCGACGATCAGGTGGTGCTTGCTGCCGGATCGTCCCCGGTCAACCGGGCTCGGGCCGATCTGCGCCCCCCTTTTAGGGCTCTGACGTGGGAGGAGTCCACCGCGGCCCGGGAGAAGTCGATCGCGTCCGCGGCCCGGAGCCTGGCCAGGAGCACCTCGTGCAGGCGCTGCCAGACCTCGGCCTTGTGCCACTCGTTCAGCCGCCGCCAGCAGGTCATGCCCGAGCCGTACCCCAGTTCCTGCGGCAGGTGCTCCCAGGAGATGCCGGTGTGCAGCACGAACAGGATGCCCTGCAGGGCCAGGCGGTCATCCAGGCGCTTTCGCCCTGGCCAGCGGGCTCGCCGCTGATGTCTGGGCAACAACGGCTCGATGATGGCCCACAGTTCGTCGCTGACCTCCCACGGCTTCAGCCGCGCCAACCGGCTCACCCCTCCCGCTGTCGTTACAGCGAGAGATCAAACCACAACGGGGATCATTCTGTTAGGAGCTATTAGCGGATGCAAAGCAGTCAGCCATTGCGGCCGTGTCGTACTGTTCCACCGGGCTCTTCTTTCTTCGCCGGCTCTGGCCGCGTTCGACTTGGTTGGCACCTTCGAACCTGAAGAGGAAGAGCCCTCATGCGCAATGACCCGCCCGGTGAGGTCGCGGTGATGCGCCCGCCGGGGCATTCGGCCGGGCCGGACTATCCGGAAAGCCGTGCCCGGACCTGTTCAATCATCGTGAACACCCCCGGGCTCTCCTCGCTCAGCCAGCCCCGCTCCACCAGCCGTTTCAGCTTCGAGCGCAGGCCCTCGATCTTGGCCGCCTCGACCGGCATCCCCAACGCCGCCACGATCTTCCCCGCTCGCATACCGCCACCGGTATCGGCCAGCACCTCCAGCACGTCCTGGTAGGCCTGCGGCAGCACCGAGTTGTTCATGCCCGGCCGCCATCGCGGCACCGTCACCACCCCGATCGGCGAGGTGCCCGGCCCCATCGGCCGGTCCCTGCTCATCGTGCCGTGGTCATCGGGTCCATCGCCTGCGCCGGTTTCCGGCCGTTGCACCGGTGAAGCGGCCTCATCCAGGATCTCCTCCACCGTCTGGCGGGTGACCACCAGCCGCGACAGCGTCTCTTCCTCGGCCGCCAGCCGCTCACGCAGCCGCTCGACCCGCTCCCGGGCCGCCGCTTCCCGCCGCGCCAACTCCTCCAGCAACGAACCCATCGCGATCGCCTCCACCACGCACGGTAGACAACCCGACCGACCGCGACCAAACCCTCAAAATCCCAGATCAAGCAGTCCCTGCAGAAGAGCTACACCCTGCGGCGAATGTGTCCGGACCAACCCTGATTGCAGGTTTGGCCGCGCTTGGCGATGAGCCAGTCCGTCCAGTCGCGCAGGCCTGGGCCGCCGTGGCGCAGGGCGTGCTGGTCGTAGCCGTCGAGGAACGCTTCCAGTCAATCCAGCCGCCCGCCGATTACGTACATCGGTAACCGGCGCCTGACGTTCGCGAAGTACTCGCGCTCGCTCATCTCGGCCAGGCTCTTGGTCACCGGACCATGTTCTCACCTGCACGCTTGCCAGGTCGATTGCTTCTCACACCGGTTCGTCCTCCCCACGCACGTGGGGGTGAGCCGCTCACCGCGCTGTGCGAGGCGTGGGGCGTGCGGTTCTCCCCACGTATGTGGGGGTGAGCCGGGTGCACGCTTCCGCCCTCATTCTGAGGATTCCTCCTGGTCACCAATGGCCGGCGCGGTCACGTCCAGCGAAGTGGTGTATGAGTTGATCTCCGCGTGATCCTGTTTCTGCAGGTTAAGCGGTAAGTGTCTGTGGAATGGGTTTCTGCTGCGGTGTGTCGCTCGTGATGACCCGCATTCGAGCTTTCGCCAAGACATCCAGTCCCATGTAGCGGCGGGCCTCGGTCCACTCATCGGTCTGCTCGGCCAAAACCGCACCAACGAGACGGACGATCGAGCCGCGGTCGGGGAAGATCCCGACCACGTCGGTGCGGCGGCGGATCTCCTTGTTCAACCGTTCTTGGGGATTGTTCGACCAGATCTGCTTCCAGATCTCCCGGGGGAAGGCGGCGAAGGCCAGCAACTCTTCCCGGGCGGCGTCCAAGTGCTCACACGCGGCCGGATACTTGGCCTCCAACGCTTCGATCACCCAGGCGTGCTGGGTGCGCACCTGCTCGGCGGTGGGCTGGTCGAAGATGGTGCGCACCAAGGTCGCCACCCACGGCTGCGCCGACTTCGGAACCGTGGTGAGCAAGTTCCGCAGGTAGTGGCTGCGACAACGCTGCCAGGACGCGCCCGGCAGGGTCGCGCCGATCGCCCCGACCAGCCCGGTGTGGGCATCGGAGACGACCAGTTGCACCCCGCTCAGCCCGCGAGTCACCAGGCCACGCAGGAACGCCAGCCAGCCGGCGCCGTCCTCGGCCGAGGTGACCTCCAGCCCCAAGATCTCCCTGTTGCCGTTGGCGTTGACCGCGGTGGCGACCAGCACGTGCACGTTGATGATCCGGCCGCCTTCGCGCACTTTCTGCGTCAGCGCGTCCAGCCACACGAACGCGTACGGCCCGGCGTCCAACGTCCGGGTGCGGAAGGCCTCCACCTGGGCGTCCAGGACCTTGGCCATCTCGCTGACCTGGCTTTTGGAGATGTGTTTGATGCCGAGCTGCTCGACCAGTTTGTCCACCCGCCGGGTGGAGACGCCGAGCAGGTAGGAGGTGGCCACCACGCTGATCAGGGCTTGTTCGGCTCGGCGGCGCCGTTCCAGCAGCCACTCGGGAAAGTAGGAGCCCGAGCGCAGTTTCGGAATGGACAGCTCGACGGTGCCGGCCCGGGTATCCCAGTCGCGGATGCGGTAGCCGTTGCGCCGGTTGGTCCGCTCGTCGCTACGCGTGCCGTAGTGCGCTCCGCACAGGCCGTCGGCCTCGGCTGACATCAACGTCTCGGCCATGGTCTTCACCATGGATCGCAACAGATCCGGGTCGCCGTGCTCGATCTGCTCCGTCAGCCAGCTTTCGGGGTTCACACTGTTGGGTGCGGCCATCGCTTTCTTCTCCTTCGATCTTGTTACTTCGCACTCGAAGGATCACGCGATGGCCGTCCTCATTTCACGGCGCCACGCCCACTACCTGGGGAAACTCGTACACCACCTCCGTGGACGCAACCGCCGGCGCCTGCCACAAGGAGGGATACGCCGTCTTCCTGCTCGGCCATGGCTCCTCTTTCCGTCGTTCGGCTGAGGTGTTTTACGTCGCGTGACGATCCCCATCCGAAGGGTGGACGGATGTACAGGATGAGTTTGCTCCTTCGGCTGCCTGGAGGTGCGGCTTTCCGTTCGGGTACGCCGACCGGACTGCGGCATACGGGGAGCCCTGCCGGTAGTTCTCGACCCCGGCCGCCGTGGAGGGGTAGGTGTTCGGCGGTAGCCGATCGAGAGGGAACCACCCGATCTGGGCGCACTTGTGCGGTTCGGCGTTGACCGGCTCCCCGACCCAGGTGCGGGCCTCGAAGAAGACGCCCAGGCGGGCCTGCTCATCCGCGTTGCGAAAGTGGCACAGGTGGGCGAAGCGTAGATCCCCGGTGGTGAGCCTGACGCCGACCTCCTCGAACCCCTCTCGGATGACGGCTTCTTCGAGGGTCTCGCCTTCTTCCAGGTGCCCGCTGGGCAGGTTCCACCAGCCGTCGGCGTAACCGGTGCCCTGGCGTTGGGCCAGGAGCACCTAGCCGTCACGGACCAGGATCAGCATGGCGTCCACGATCGTCCGATACCGCATGGTGTCCCCTCCTGCGGAGGCCGGCCCGTTCCGGCTGGTCACACTAGGGCCTGTGCTGGGTTCAGATCATAAGGCCGTGCTGCGCGGTGCCGTCCGGCCCTGCTCGCCGGACACGGTCACGTGGGCAGGACCTCGATCTTGCCGGTGGGACGGGGGCTGAAGGTGTCGTTGAAGAAGAACTCGCCCGGCCGGGTGAAGGTGTACTGGAACGACTCGCCCGGCTTGAGCCTGATGTCGAACAGCCCCTCGAAGAACTGGGTGGCGCCGTGGATGTTGGCGTTGTCCGCGGGGTTGACGAAAGTGACCGTGGTGCCGGCCGGCACCCGTAGGTGGGTGGGGGCCATGGCGTTCACCGCCGTGGACTCGACCGTGCCGACCTGACCCGTGGCGGCGTTGTAGGTACGGGCGAGCACGACGGTGTTGTTCACGGTGCTGCCGTCGACCGGACCGCCGGAGACCGGCCGCCGGATCACCGGGGCGGGCGGGGCGGCCGCCGGAGGCACGGTGCCGCCCAGCTTGAAGGCCCACAGGTGGTCGCCCCGGGCGGCCGAGTCGCCGTAGGGGATGCTGGTGCCGCCCGCGTAGACGGCGATGTACTGCTCCCCGTCGATCTCGTAGGCGATCGGGCTGCTGCTGACGGCGGCGCCGGTCTGCCAGCGCCACAGCTCGCGGCCGTCCCGGGCGTCCAGGCAGAGCAGGTTGCCGTCGGGCTGGCCGATGAACAGCAGGTCGGAGGCCGTGGTGAGGATGCCGTTGCCGTGCGCCAGCGAGTACGGCATGTGCTTCTTCCACCGGACCCGGTTGGTGCCCGGGTCCACGGCCACCACCC from Streptosporangium sp. NBC_01756 includes the following:
- a CDS encoding 4a-hydroxytetrahydrobiopterin dehydratase — translated: MPPQPLTDEEITRRLADLPGWQRRGDAIARTFAHTYHECLHLALYVGAKAREVGHHPDIDIRWQRITFSITTHDSGDQLTEKDFELAAHIDRIAQGHGAELV
- a CDS encoding GntR family transcriptional regulator, which gives rise to MLRDEGFIWRVANRGLVVQDRRPVVVDLTLAVAPGNTLGPWESTCQHAGVAGQMVMTGVHQEPAAVDVAEALDLRTGDPVVVRSRHATIDGQAVQLDTALYPLALVDGTPVARSGKNVGGIYAALTEAGMVPAVIARQVVGSRPASDDEATQLKLPRGAWVLTVERVTNDAHGRPVELLRFVANPLRVRLLEEGLPLTPPA
- a CDS encoding IS5 family transposase (programmed frameshift), whose protein sequence is MKPWEVSDELWAIIEPLLPRHQRRARWPGRKRLDDRLALQGILFVLHTGISWEHLPQELGYGSGMTCWRRLNEWHKAEVWQRLHEVLLARLRAADAIDFSRAAVDSSHVRAPKRGAQIGPSPVDRGRSGSKHHLIVDATGIPLAVILTGGNRNDVTQLIPLLQAVPPVRGKRGRPRRRPDIVLADRGYDHDKYRKQVRDLGIRPLIARRGTENGSGLGKHRWVVEQAFALLHHFRRLRIRWEVRDDIHEAFLSLGCALICWRRLSSLR
- a CDS encoding IS256 family transposase gives rise to the protein MAAPNSVNPESWLTEQIEHGDPDLLRSMVKTMAETLMSAEADGLCGAHYGTRSDERTNRRNGYRIRDWDTRAGTVELSIPKLRSGSYFPEWLLERRRRAEQALISVVATSYLLGVSTRRVDKLVEQLGIKHISKSQVSEMAKVLDAQVEAFRTRTLDAGPYAFVWLDALTQKVREGGRIINVHVLVATAVNANGNREILGLEVTSAEDGAGWLAFLRGLVTRGLSGVQLVVSDAHTGLVGAIGATLPGASWQRCRSHYLRNLLTTVPKSAQPWVATLVRTIFDQPTAEQVRTQHAWVIEALEAKYPAACEHLDAAREELLAFAAFPREIWKQIWSNNPQERLNKEIRRRTDVVGIFPDRGSIVRLVGAVLAEQTDEWTEARRYMGLDVLAKARMRVITSDTPQQKPIPQTLTA
- a CDS encoding NUDIX hydrolase; this translates as MLLAQRQGTGYADGWWNLPSGHLEEGETLEEAVIREGFEEVGVRLTTGDLRFAHLCHFRNADEQARLGVFFEARTWVGEPVNAEPHKCAQIGWFPLDRLPPNTYPSTAAGVENYRQGSPYAAVRSAYPNGKPHLQAAEGANSSCTSVHPSDGDRHAT